A window from Nevskia ramosa DSM 11499 encodes these proteins:
- a CDS encoding magnesium transporter CorA family protein, which produces MQIYQLNRQGEIPKRIDHVEQLPAEGFIWLDFTRSDAIDWPKWAEKLSGEKIHDAHITDSFNGDHPSYFDGTEDYDMLIFRGLTPEACESATNLIVTKSAAFFMFDRLLVTVHAAENVSFQRVKEKFCETKLRFPSTPIGLVHSILDIMVDRYLMIVDELEDRLENLQDALLDPKDPFDDWQQLLNYRKQAHQFELLCEHNLQTIGTWRRRMRVELTENQRVRLDDLVEHLTRVQVHGDALQKDVEVAVQLHFASMSHRTNEIVRTLTAVSIVFFPLTLITGLYGMNFDNMPELHWKYGYFMVLGLLATLGSGLVFWLKRRKVF; this is translated from the coding sequence ATGCAGATCTACCAGCTGAATCGTCAGGGCGAGATTCCGAAGCGCATCGATCACGTCGAGCAGCTGCCGGCGGAGGGTTTCATCTGGCTCGACTTCACCCGCAGCGATGCCATCGACTGGCCGAAGTGGGCGGAGAAGCTGAGCGGCGAGAAGATCCACGACGCTCACATCACCGACAGCTTCAACGGTGATCATCCGTCGTACTTCGACGGCACCGAAGACTACGACATGCTGATCTTCCGGGGCCTGACGCCGGAAGCCTGCGAGTCGGCGACCAATCTGATCGTCACCAAGTCGGCGGCGTTCTTCATGTTCGATCGCCTGCTGGTCACCGTCCACGCCGCCGAGAACGTTTCCTTCCAGCGCGTGAAGGAGAAATTCTGCGAGACCAAGCTGCGCTTCCCGTCGACGCCGATCGGGCTGGTGCACAGCATTCTCGACATCATGGTCGATCGCTACCTGATGATCGTCGACGAGCTCGAAGACCGGCTCGAAAACCTGCAGGACGCCCTGCTCGATCCGAAAGACCCGTTCGACGATTGGCAGCAACTGCTCAACTACCGCAAGCAGGCCCACCAGTTCGAACTGCTCTGCGAGCACAACCTGCAGACCATAGGCACCTGGCGCCGTCGCATGCGCGTGGAGCTGACAGAGAACCAGCGGGTGCGGCTCGATGATCTGGTCGAGCACCTGACCCGCGTGCAGGTGCATGGCGATGCGCTGCAGAAAGATGTGGAAGTGGCTGTTCAACTCCACTTCGCATCGATGAGCCACCGCACCAACGAGATTGTCCGAACGCTGACCGCAGTCTCGATCGTGTTCTTCCCGCTGACCCTGATCACCGGCCTCTACGGCATGAACTTCGACAACATGCCCGAGCTGCACTGGAAATACGGCTACTTCATGGTGCTGGGCCTGCTGGCGACGCTGGGATCGGGCCTGGTGTTCTGGTTGAAGCGGCGAAAAGTGTTCTGA
- the aroE gene encoding shikimate dehydrogenase — protein MSNVDREVSRYGVLGQPVAHSKSPRIHAAFAKSLGQKLLYEAYEIAPDELGPSLTRFHGEGWQGFNLTLPHKTAAASLCESRTDAAEQAGAVNTLIRTATGWQGDNTDGAGLVRDLVANLGVVVKGKRVLVLGAGGAARGILAPLLAEAPSILAISNRNPWKPEEIAAAMKPLGNIVPRTHLSLKGDQFDVLLNATSAGHQGSVPRLPPGLFAPGAIAYDLNYGPASEPFLAWAKAEGASKLSDGLGMLVEQAAEAFQRWRGTRPETTAVLAGLRAG, from the coding sequence ATGTCCAACGTCGATCGTGAAGTCAGCCGTTACGGGGTGCTCGGCCAGCCGGTCGCTCACTCGAAGTCGCCGCGCATCCACGCCGCATTCGCCAAGAGCCTGGGCCAGAAGCTGTTGTACGAGGCTTACGAAATCGCCCCGGATGAGCTTGGCCCGTCGCTGACCCGCTTCCACGGCGAAGGCTGGCAGGGCTTCAACCTGACCTTGCCGCACAAGACCGCCGCCGCGAGCCTGTGCGAAAGCCGTACCGATGCCGCCGAGCAGGCCGGCGCGGTCAATACGCTGATCCGTACCGCAACCGGTTGGCAGGGCGACAACACCGACGGCGCCGGCCTGGTCCGCGATCTGGTCGCCAACCTCGGCGTCGTGGTCAAGGGCAAGCGCGTGCTGGTGCTCGGTGCCGGCGGTGCTGCGCGCGGCATCCTCGCGCCGCTGCTCGCCGAAGCGCCGTCGATCCTCGCCATCTCCAACCGCAATCCCTGGAAGCCGGAAGAGATCGCCGCGGCGATGAAGCCGCTCGGCAACATCGTGCCGCGCACCCATCTGTCGCTGAAGGGCGACCAGTTCGATGTCCTGCTGAACGCCACCAGCGCCGGCCATCAAGGCTCGGTACCGCGTCTGCCACCGGGTCTGTTCGCGCCGGGCGCCATCGCCTACGACCTGAACTACGGGCCGGCCTCCGAGCCATTCCTGGCCTGGGCGAAGGCCGAGGGCGCGTCGAAGCTGTCCGACGGTTTGGGCATGCTCGTCGAACAGGCCGCGGAAGCGTTTCAGCGCTGGCGCGGGACCAGGCCGGAAACGACGGCCGTGCTGGCGGGGCTGCGGGCGGGCTGA
- the bla gene encoding class A beta-lactamase: MDRRTFNLLAGLALASASYPLSAKKLNGLQARCKALEAKLGGRLGMNCLEVGSGRMVGYKADERFPMCSSFKWLAAAVVLSRVDAGQEQLGRRIQFSRDELMEWSPVTEPRLGGDGMTLGELCEAAITESDNTAANLILRETGGIPEWNRYMRSIGDAYSRLDRGEPLLNEALPGDVRDTSTPAAMTANLRRLLLEDQLSPASREQLTQWMLATKTSDKRLRAGLPAGWRLADKTGTGFSDTGTAGDVGVLWSPSGKPIIIAVYLTRARVSRAEQEAAIAEIGRWVREELQSAA, translated from the coding sequence ATGGACAGAAGAACTTTCAATCTCCTGGCCGGCCTGGCATTGGCCTCCGCCAGTTACCCGCTCAGTGCCAAGAAACTGAATGGCCTCCAGGCGCGCTGCAAGGCGCTGGAAGCAAAGCTGGGCGGCCGGCTGGGCATGAACTGCCTCGAAGTCGGCAGCGGAAGGATGGTTGGCTACAAGGCCGACGAGCGCTTCCCGATGTGCAGCAGCTTCAAGTGGCTGGCGGCGGCCGTGGTGCTCAGCCGGGTCGATGCCGGTCAGGAGCAGCTGGGGCGGCGCATCCAGTTCAGCCGCGACGAGCTGATGGAGTGGTCGCCGGTCACCGAGCCGCGTCTCGGTGGCGACGGCATGACCCTCGGCGAGCTTTGCGAGGCTGCGATCACCGAAAGCGACAACACGGCGGCCAACCTGATCCTGCGCGAAACCGGCGGCATTCCCGAGTGGAACCGCTACATGCGTTCGATCGGCGATGCCTATTCCCGTCTCGATCGCGGCGAGCCGCTGCTCAACGAAGCGCTGCCGGGCGATGTCCGCGACACCAGCACGCCGGCCGCGATGACCGCCAACCTGCGCCGCTTGCTGCTCGAGGACCAGCTGTCGCCGGCCTCACGCGAACAGCTCACGCAATGGATGCTCGCGACCAAGACCAGCGACAAGCGTTTGCGCGCTGGCCTGCCCGCAGGCTGGCGGCTCGCGGACAAGACCGGAACCGGCTTTTCCGACACCGGCACGGCCGGAGACGTCGGCGTGCTGTGGTCGCCCTCGGGCAAGCCGATCATCATCGCCGTGTACCTGACGCGGGCTCGCGTATCGCGCGCGGAGCAGGAAGCGGCGATCGCCGAGATCGGCCGCTGGGTTCGGGAAGAGCTGCAGAGCGCGGCCTGA